A genomic stretch from Hyalangium ruber includes:
- a CDS encoding DUF6855 family protein, translated as MATKKAPAKKSPAKKAPAKKAAAPKKPSSSSGLGTRERPWVLKTPPGTSEFEAFRDDTLDPPALVVRVGKTELRYHLRCIEDLRAMLAAHGDWMPLGGADEQKPAAEGSVESWGRSSKNPVGGWYGLKKGLRGRFGVYVPPVLEALGLAELEHQPKNNRMRARAP; from the coding sequence ATGGCAACGAAGAAGGCCCCAGCGAAAAAGAGTCCGGCGAAGAAGGCTCCCGCCAAGAAGGCCGCGGCTCCCAAGAAGCCCTCGAGCTCCAGCGGCCTCGGAACGCGAGAGCGCCCCTGGGTGCTCAAGACTCCGCCCGGAACATCGGAGTTCGAGGCCTTCCGAGACGACACGCTCGACCCTCCCGCGCTCGTGGTGCGCGTGGGCAAGACCGAGCTGCGCTACCACCTTCGCTGCATCGAGGATCTGCGCGCCATGCTGGCCGCTCACGGAGATTGGATGCCGCTCGGCGGCGCGGATGAGCAGAAGCCCGCCGCCGAGGGCAGCGTGGAGTCCTGGGGGCGCTCATCGAAGAACCCCGTGGGAGGCTGGTACGGCCTCAAGAAGGGGCTCCGGGGACGCTTCGGAGTGTATGTGCCGCCCGTGCTCGAAGCGCTCGGGCTCGCCGAGCTCGAGCATCAGCCCAAGAACAATCGGATGCGCGCGCGCGCCCCATAG
- a CDS encoding acetyltransferase, whose protein sequence is MQGLFLYGSGGHASVVADLVRANGQYAILGLIDDDPLLAGGERFGHRVLGDRHALTSERTDNLFLGIGDNHTRQRLSAQLAGWRFPTLIHPTAVIGENVSIGAGTAVMPFAVIEHGATIGEHCIINNGAVIGHGSRIGAYCHVSGKSALGGGVTLEPFVFVGMGAVVTPGVTVAKNCLLSAGSMTSRDIGEGATVVGNPGRPFFNRRGMG, encoded by the coding sequence ATGCAAGGCTTGTTTCTATACGGCTCGGGAGGCCACGCCTCCGTGGTCGCCGACCTGGTACGCGCGAATGGCCAGTACGCGATTCTCGGGTTGATCGACGATGATCCACTCCTGGCTGGCGGGGAACGCTTCGGACACCGGGTGCTGGGGGATCGCCATGCGCTCACGAGCGAACGGACGGACAACCTCTTCCTCGGCATCGGCGACAATCACACGCGCCAACGCCTCTCCGCTCAGCTCGCCGGGTGGCGCTTCCCCACGCTCATCCATCCCACCGCCGTCATCGGAGAGAACGTCTCCATCGGCGCGGGCACGGCCGTGATGCCCTTCGCGGTCATCGAGCATGGCGCCACCATTGGCGAGCACTGCATCATCAACAACGGCGCGGTGATCGGGCACGGGAGCCGCATCGGCGCCTACTGCCATGTCAGCGGCAAGAGCGCGCTGGGGGGTGGGGTCACGCTCGAGCCCTTCGTGTTCGTGGGCATGGGGGCCGTCGTTACGCCCGGCGTCACGGTCGCGAAGAACTGTCTGTTGTCGGCCGGCTCCATGACGTCGAGAGACATCGGCGAAGGCGCCACGGTCGTCGGCAATCCCGGGCGTCCCTTCTTCAACCGGCGCGGAATGGGCTAG
- a CDS encoding DUF5953 family protein, whose product MTVHGRLTLLVYAPALVGNDSRPLAVVHRLERALPGLRLEWKVSQEGQPIALPQRDTWLAEAVARGKFPLLCNGDESSPITLSGLAIPASQAAGGQPLLDVHADLPLDTTIRAAAADVLAEMAEGARAFWGRATPFSAAVEIARQTRDPVHKPGTPPRGLPALRFPEKIRSPAIPQYLGWLNYWSAAAAESIGFPDPSRDADLLSRARRTTTGGWVVQLTEAPLDLDNPAHLEALMWAYERFPKIGGRAAPS is encoded by the coding sequence ATGACCGTGCATGGCCGCCTGACCCTCCTCGTTTACGCGCCTGCACTCGTAGGCAATGACAGCCGCCCGCTCGCTGTTGTCCACAGGCTGGAGCGGGCGCTTCCCGGCCTGCGCCTGGAGTGGAAAGTCTCTCAGGAGGGACAGCCCATCGCATTGCCCCAGCGAGATACGTGGCTCGCCGAGGCGGTGGCCCGCGGGAAGTTCCCGCTGCTCTGCAATGGCGACGAGAGCTCCCCCATAACGCTGAGCGGATTGGCAATCCCCGCGAGCCAAGCGGCGGGCGGGCAACCGTTGCTCGATGTCCATGCGGACCTGCCTCTCGACACGACTATTCGCGCGGCGGCAGCGGATGTGCTGGCGGAAATGGCAGAGGGCGCGCGTGCATTCTGGGGACGTGCGACGCCTTTCAGCGCGGCCGTCGAGATTGCGCGGCAGACGCGAGATCCAGTGCATAAGCCAGGAACCCCGCCACGAGGGCTGCCAGCGCTCAGGTTTCCAGAGAAAATCCGCTCGCCTGCGATTCCGCAGTATCTAGGGTGGCTGAACTACTGGTCCGCCGCGGCAGCAGAGTCCATTGGGTTCCCGGACCCCTCGCGAGATGCCGATCTGCTCTCTCGTGCGCGGCGCACAACCACGGGCGGGTGGGTGGTTCAGCTCACAGAGGCCCCGCTCGACCTCGACAACCCAGCTCACCTTGAGGCGCTCATGTGGGCTTATGAGCGCTTCCCGAAGATTGGCGGTCGGGCAGCTCCGAGCTAA